The genomic region AGAGAATCACAGAGGTGCTCAGGACCACAGTGGTGAAGAAGACGTAGTAGATGGGGTACACCAAGAGCGTATTGAAGGTATCCAGCGACTTGTTCAGATAGTTGACCTGGATGATGATGGATCCAATCAGGGTGAGCAAAAGAATCCATGTGAGAGGGTGACGGACCACTGAAAGATCAGAGAACATGGTGCGGATCGCAATGCCGAGGCCCTTGACAGAGGACACGGTGAAGGATCCGAGCAGAGAGCAGATGCTGATGTAGACTAATATGTTGGTTTGACCAAAACGAGGAGAGACGTAGAAGATCAGGACCATACAAGTGACCAGCAGGATGCTGGCAAATACCAGAAAACCTTCAAGAGAAGCAAAGAAAGCTGTTGTTATCCATTACAACATGTTTTAGGTTCTATAGCTAACGGAATCTAAACACTAACCAGGATCCAGCAGTTTCTCTGTCATCTCTGTAAGCGTCGtcacctcttcctcttcaggTGCATGTATAACCATTATAGTGCTTCCAAGTATGCTGAGCATGCAGCCAAGTTTTCCTAGCAGATTCATTGTTTCTCCGAACAAGTGGGAGGACAGAACTGCGCTGAAGAgagtaaataaacattaacatcagTACCTTTCCATTTAGTtctaatgaaaacacaaaaggcCAATGCCAGAATCAGATGCACTTGTATTGAGAAATGGACTTGGTGAGGAATTCAACAATAATCTTATACTCTTATGATAATCGTATCAAACAATATTACAGTGTCCTAAACTGTAGAAAAGCTATTAATATTCTTAACACCAGATTCCCACAAGTGTCAGTACTGTACAACACACTGTAGCATTACTTGAGGTCTAACCTGGACCCTACCTCCTTTATACCCCCCTAAAAGATTTGTGAAGTGActattttttcatgtcattacattgtttacagcataagattttattttctaattataatttggaaaaaatatattttattcattttccattTTGCTTCGGTAGAGGACACTGAgactaaataattaataataaataaataaaaataataaaaagacacaaatgaaCATGCATATTTTGATAACAAACTTTGTATAGAGATAATTCCCAACTATGTTATGAAAGATAATGATTTGGCATACTATTTTGCTTTATGCAGTATGTGTGTAAAATTGCCATATGAAGGTTTTCCCATTATATACAATGCATCTATAAGCTATTTCTAAAGTACCCGGTGTACTTTATAGTTAACATGTATGAAATCAACAtcctgttttaataaaaatactcatatttttattttaaacccaattatattttcctgagatgtttgtgttatttaaaaattggtggcatttttaattagaattacaAAACATTATCAGATTTTCTATAAGAGTGTCACATTTGGTCGtcacatttgaatttaatttcagcAATGTTTAAAGACCAAGGTGAGGGAGTGGTCATGTTGAAATGTCCAAATATTTGAATTCTCTGCAAAGTAAAGCATTTGCTCTGTACAGGACATGTGTAGTCTCAGAGAAATTCATGAAAATATAAGGTTCTCCACTGAGAAATCAAGGCTTCAGGAGGCTAATAGCTCAGTCAAATGtgctttatttgcttaaaaGCTATTGCAATTCAGGATATTTAACACTACAGTCataaatattccaaaatataCTAGTCCTCTTACTCACAGACTTGTAAAGTTTACACAGCATTATGTGGAGCAAGCCGTTGGCGAGGGTAAATAAGGGTGGTGCCGTTACCTGATAAGAACACTGAGAGCTCCTAAAGGGGTCACCACGGTGGCTGGAGCAAACATGTACGCTGCGAAATTTGCAGCTTCCCCACCACCCACTGCGAAAAACAACGGGACATAATCCAAGTCTGTCGTAGTCTGATGTAAGATGATTGACAAATGCTTTGCATCGCACTTACTTGTCAAAAGGCCTCCCCACCACAGCCAGTC from Puntigrus tetrazona isolate hp1 chromosome 21, ASM1883169v1, whole genome shotgun sequence harbors:
- the nipal4 gene encoding magnesium transporter NIPA4; amino-acid sequence: MKDIHLPSDSCINGSVIRIFCPTSASVCVFDTGVGNTSFSVDSSNKNSTVNAAVLTIDKWSNYNFWTGLTLAVLSAFLIGGSIILKKKALLRLASTGETRAAEGGHGYLKDWLWWGGLLTMGGGEAANFAAYMFAPATVVTPLGALSVLISAVLSSHLFGETMNLLGKLGCMLSILGSTIMVIHAPEEEEVTTLTEMTEKLLDPGFLVFASILLVTCMVLIFYVSPRFGQTNILVYISICSLLGSFTVSSVKGLGIAIRTMFSDLSVVRHPLTWILLLTLIGSIIIQVNYLNKSLDTFNTLLVYPIYYVFFTTVVLSTSVILFKEWGAMSGVDVVGTIGGFLVIVIGVSMLHLFKDLNVSFEDLRSNLCQPESPSKREDKHILIENIESLPPMREEGPRVFIIS